One genomic segment of Ipomoea triloba cultivar NCNSP0323 chromosome 9, ASM357664v1 includes these proteins:
- the LOC116029867 gene encoding uncharacterized protein LOC116029867, which yields MMLQVLTSLEPLDYIVVSFLPGVSEEFLFRGALLPLFGANWPSALAVAAVFGILHLGSGRKYSFAIWATFVGLAYGYATISTSSIIVPMAAHALNNLIGGILWRYTSSSSK from the exons ATGATGCTTCAGGTTCTTACTTCTCTTGAACCTTTGGATTACATTGTCGTGTCGTTTCTTCCTGGAGTTAGTGAG GAGTTTCTTTTCCGTGGTGCACTTTTGCCTCTCTTTGGTGCCAATTGGCCAAGTGCTCTGGCCGTTGCTGCAGTCTTTGGAATATTGCACTTGGGCAGCGGCCGAAAATATTCATTTGCAATCTG GGCGACATTTGTGGGGCTTGCCTATGGCTATGCTACAATTTCAACATCAAGCATTATTGTGCCAATGGCTGCTCACGCTCTGAATAACTTGATCGGAGGTATCTTATGGCGCTATACATCAAGTTCTTCAAAATAG